Genomic window (Gelria sp. Kuro-4):
TGTGCGCGGGATAGCCAGCGCCGGGCCGATGGCCAAGATGAGTGCGGATGTGGCCGCTAGCGAAAACCCTTTCCCCACCCGCGCACTCATGTGAATGAAGGTCCCACCGATCTGCCCGCAGGCCATGACCCCGAGCAGCGGCAGGCCAATGCCGGAAATGAGGAACCCGATCAGCGCCGGCACGCTGCGGCTCCCGGTCAAGAGTCCCAGATAAGGAGGAAAGATAAGATTGCCGGCGCCGAAGAACATCGCAAAGAGGGCAAACCCCACTACCAGGTGATCTTGCTGCAGCTTTCGCACTTCTTTTGCCTCCCGTAGTGACTTGAATGTATATAATGTAAGCACTGTTATCTCCATGCAAGAATAATGCCGCCGTTATTTGCAGTGCTTATTGCTGCAGAATCGCCCGTACTGTCTTGCAACCACTTGCAATGATGTAGCGGCTTGTTTGCAGTATACTGCAGAAGCCCGCCAACTTTCTCGCAGTATACCGCTGCGGTAATAATCCCTTTCGGCTTCTTGGCTTTTCTGCTCCGGGACCTCTCCTGCCCGGCCCCTTTCACGAAAACAGGTGCAAGACACAGCAAGGCCGCACCTCGGCATACGAAGTGCGGCCTTGGCAAATATTTTCCGGCAACGGCCTACTCTCCCAGGGCGAGGCCCAAGTACCATCGGCGCTGGAGGGCTTAACTTCCGTGTTCGGGATGGGAACGGGTGTGGCCCCTCCGCTCAAGTCACCGGAAATATTAGTCGCCCATGTCCCTGCCCCTTACCCAGCTTCCTACCATGTCGGCACATTGCTTCTAAGGTAAGGCGACAGGTCGCTTCATCCCTGAAACAGATACCTTAATCGCTTCCTACCCCGTCCTGCGTGTTGCGCTCCCTGCAGACACGCTCTTCGGCGCGACCTGTCCCGCAGGGCAACCCAGGGTCACATGTTTTACGCAAGGTACCATTGCCTTGAAGGCTGCCTGCGCCTTCAAAACAAAAGAGCGAGCGAATTAGGTCAAGCCCTCGACCTATTAGTACCAGTCAGCTGAGGAGGTTACCCTCCTTACACACCTGGCCTATCTACCTCGTCATCTGCAAGGGGTCTTACTGGCCTGTGCCATGGGAAACCTCATCTTGGGGTGGGCTTCACACTTAGATGCTTTCAGCGTTTATCCCGTCCGGACTTGGCCACCCAGCGTTGCCGTTGGCACGACAACTGGTACACCAGCGGTCCGTCCATCCCGGTCCTCTCGTACTAGGGACGGCTCCCCGCAAGTTTCCTGCGCCCGCGATGGATAGGGACCGAACTGTCTCACGACGTTCTGAACCCAGCTCACGTACCGCTTTAATGGGCGAACAGCCCAACCCTTGGGACCTACTTCAGCCCCAGGATGCGATGAGCCGACATCGAGGTGCCAAACCTCCCCGTCGATGTGAACTCTTGGGGGAGATAAGCCTGTTATCCCCGGGGTAGCTTTTATCCGTTGAGCGATGGCCCTTCCACTCGGAACCACCGGATCACTAAGCCCGACTTTCGTCCCTGCTCGACGTGTCTGTCTCGCAGTTAAGCTCCCTTCTGCCTTTACACTCTTCGGCGCGATTCCCAACCGCGCTGAGGGAACCTTTGGGCGCCTCCGTTACCCTTTGGGAGGCGACCGCCCCAGTCAAACTGCCCGCCTGACACGGTCCCTCAGCCGGTTCACGGCTTGAGGTTAGAACTTCAGTGTCGCCAGGGTGGTATCCCAAGGTCGGCTCCACCGGGCCTGGCGGCTCGGCTTCTCTGCCTCCCACCTATCCTGTACAGGCCACACCAAAATCCAATGTCAGGTTACAGTAAAGCTCCACGGGGTCTTTCTGTCCAGTCGCGGGTAACCTGCATCTTCACAGGTATTGCAATTTCACCGAGTCCCTCGTTGAGACAGCGCCCAAGTCGTTACGCCTTTCGTGCGGGTCGGAACTTACCCGACAAGGAATTTCGCTACCTTAGGACCGTTATAGTTACGGCCGCCGTTTACTGGGGCTTCGGTTCAAGGCTCTCACCCTTCCCCTTAACCTTCCAGCACCGGGCAGGCGTCAGCCCCTATACGTGGTGTTTCCACTTGGCAGGGACCTGTGTTTTTGGTAAACAGTCGCTTGGGCCTTTTCACTGCGGCCCGCCCGGGCTTCGGGCGTTCGCCCTACTCCCAGGCCGGCGCCCCTTCTCCCGAAGTTACGGGGCCATTTTGCCGAGTTCCTTAACGAGGGTTCTCTCGCGCGCCTCGGGATTCTCTCCCCGCCTACCTGTGTCGGTTTGCGGTACGGGCACCTTCGGCCTCGCTAGGGGTTTTTCTCGGCAGTTTGGGCTCGGTCGCTTCGCAGCCGTAGCCGCTCCCCATCACCTCTCGGAACCCACGGGGGGATTTGCCTCCCCGCTCTTCCTACCGGCTTGGACGCACTCTTCCACCCGTGCGCTCGACCTACCCTCCTGCGTCACCCCGTCGCTCAAACGGCCTCAGGTGGGGCCGGAATTTTAACCGGCTGTCCATCGCCTACGCCTTCCGGCCTCGGCTTAGGTCCCGCCTGACCCTGAGCGGACGATCCTTCCTCAGGAATCCTTAGGCTTACGGCGGGCAGGATTCTCACCTGCCTTTTCGCTACTCATACCGGCATTCGCTCTTCCTTACGGTCCACACACCCTCCCAGGTATGCTTCTACCCGTAAGGAACGCTCCCCTACCATGTTGGCGGTGGGCTGCAGCCAACCGCCATCATCCGAAGCTTCGGTGCTGGGCTTGAGCCCCGTGTATTTTCGGCGCAGGATCACTCGACCAGTGAGCTATTACGCACTCTTTGAATGAATGGCTGCTTCTAAGCCAACATCCTGGCTGTCTGGGCGATCCCACATCCTTATCCACTTAGCCCAGCTTGGGGACCTTAGCTGTCGGTCCGGGCTCTTTCCCTCTTGACCACGAACCTTAGCGCCCGTAGTCTGACTCCCAGGGTCCAAGCTGCGGCATTCGGAGTTTGAATGGGTTCGGTAACCCGGTAAGGCCCCTAGCCCAATCAGTGCTCTACCTCCGCAGCTCATCCCTGAGGCTAGCCCTAAAGCTATTTCGGGGAGAACCAGCTATCTCCGGGTTCGATTGGCATTTCACCCCTACCCACAGCTCATCCCCCAGTTTTTCAACACTGGTGGGTTCGAGCCTCCACGAGGTTTTACTCTCGTTTCACTCTGGCCATGGGTAGATCACCCGGTTTCGGGTCTGCGTACAGCTACTTGCGCCCTTTCAGACTCGCTTTCGCTCCGGCTCCGGCTTTTCGGCCTTAACCTCGCAACTGTACGCAACTCGCCGGTTCATTCTTCAATAGGCACGCGGTCGCTTGCGCTTCCACGGCTTGTGGACACACGGTTTCAGGTTCTTTTTCACTCCCCTCCCGGGGTGCTTTTCACCTTTCCCTCACGGTACTGGTGCGCTATCGGTCGCTTTGAGTATTTAGCCTTAGGAGGTGGTCCTCCCGGATTCCCACGGAATTCCACGTGCTCCGTGGTACTTGGGTGGCTGCTAAGCTTGAGGCGGCTTTCGGCCTACGAGGCTCTCACTCTCTTCGGCCGCCCTTTCCAGGGCGTTCGGCTCATCCGCGTTCGGCTTCGGCTCTGCTGCCGCAAAGCCCTGCAGCTCCCGCTACCCCCAGCCGGCAACGCCGGCAGGCTCTGCACCGGCTGGGTTTGGGCTCGGCCCTGTTCGCTCGCCGCTACTTGGGGCTTCGAGGTTTCTTTCTTTTCCTCGGGCTACTGAGATGTTTCAGTTCACCCGGTGCCCTTCCCTGCCCTATGGGTTCAGGCAGGGATGCCTGGGTATTACCCCAGGCGGGTTCCCCCATTCGGGTATCCCCGGATCGACGTCTGTTTGCGACTCCCCGGGGCGTTTCGCCGCTTACTGCGCCCTTCTTCGGCTCAAAGCGCCAAGGCATCCTCCGTGTGCCCTCTCTAGCTTGACCTACCTGTGAACGCTCGCTCTTCTGTTTTCAAGGTGCGGTTTGCCATTTGGCAGTTTGGCGTTTAGCTCTTGGAAGCCGGGCACGCCCCTTCTAACAGCCAAATGCTAAGTGCTGATGACATGGTGGAGATGAGCGGGTTCGAACCGCTGACCCCCTGCTTGCAAAGCAGGTGCTCTCCCAGCTGAGCTACACCCCCACGTTTTAGCTGTTGGCTTTTGGCTCTTGGCATTGGAAAGAGGCCTTTACAACTTCTGCTCCAAAGCTAATCGCCAAACGCTCATTGCCAAAAGCTAAACTGGTGGGCCTGGGTGGACTCGAACCACCGACCTCACGCTTATCAGGCGTGCGCTCTAACCACCTGAGCTACAGGCCCCTGTTGGCGTTCGGCATTTAGCCTTTGGCGTTTGGATCCGTTTCCGGCTCCCAACAGCCAAATGCCCAATGCTCAACGCTAATATCAACCAAACAGAGGAGGCAATTGGGTCGTTGGTCGTGCGTCGTGGGTCGCCAGGAGCCGAACCACAACTTGGTTCCAACGATCCGACCTGCGTTCTCACCTTACGAACCCAAAGGGTTGAGTTCCGGCCGTGAGTTTCGGTGTTGCCTTAGGTTCCGGCTTCCGCGTTCCCCTAACGACTTACGACCAACCACTCACCACCAAGATCTCCTTAGAAAGGAGGTGATCCAGCCGCACCTTCCGATACGGCTACCTTGTTACGACTTCACCCCAATCGCTGGCCCCACCGTGGACGGCTGCCTCCCGGTTACCCGGGTTAGCACACCGGCTTCGGGTGTTGCCAACTCTCGTGGTGTGACGGGCGGTGTGTACAAGGCCCGGGAACGTATTCACCGCGGCATGCTGATCCGCGATTACTAGCGATTCCGACTTCATGCAGGCGGGTTGCAGCCTGCAATCCGAACTGGGACCGGCTTTGGGGATTGGCTCCCCCTTGCGGGTTCGCTGCCCTTTGTACCGGCCATTGTAGCACGTGTGTGGCCCAGAGCATAAAGGGCATGATGATTTGACGTCATCCCCGCCTTCCTCCAGATTGTCTCTGGCAGTCTACTCTGAGTGCCCACCTTGTGTGCTGGCAACAGAGTATAGGGGTTGCGCTCGTTGCGGGACTTAACCCAACATCTCACGACACGAGCTGACGACAACCATGCACCACCTGTCTCACAGCTCCCCGAAGGGCACTCCGGTGTTTCCACCGGATTCTGTGGATGTCAAGCCCTGGTAAGGTTCTTCGCGTTGCGTCGAATTAAACCACATGCTCCACCGCTTGTGCGGGCCCCCGTCAATTCCTTTGAGTTTCAACCTTGCGGCCGTACTCCCCAGGCGGGGTGCTTATTGCGTTTACTCCGGCACTGGAGGGTTCGATACCTCCAACACCTAGCACCCATCGTTTACGGCGTGGACTACCAGGGTATCTAATCCTGTTCGCTCCCCACGCTTTCGCGCCTCAGCGTCAGGTTCAGTCCAGAGAGCCGCCTTCGCCACTGGTGTTCCTCCCGATATCTACGCATTTCACCGCTACACCGGGAATTCCGCTCTCCTCTCCTGCCCTCAAGTTCGCCAGTCTCAGGCGCACGCCTAAGGTTGAGCCTTAGGTTTTCACACCTGACTTAACAAACCGCCTACACGCCCTTTACGCCCAATAATTCCGGACAACGCTCGCCCCCTACGTATTACCGCGGCTGCTGGCACGTAGTTAGCCGGGGCTTCCTCCAGGGGTACCGTCATTATCGTCCCCCTAGACAGAGCTTTACGACCCGAAGGCCTTCTTCGCTCACGCGGCGTCGCTCCGTCAGGCTTGCGCCCATTGCGGAAAATTCCCCACTGCTGCCTCCCGTAGGAGTCTGGGCCGTGTCTCAGTCCCAGTGTGGCCGGCCACCCTCTCAGGCCGGCTACCCGTCGTCGCCTTGGTGGGCCGTTACCCCGCCAACAAGCTGATGGGCCGCGGACCCCTCTCCAAGCGCTGACCACTTTGCTCACCCGGACATGCGCCCGGCTGAGCTCATCCGGTATTAGCACCCCTTTCGAGGTGTTATCCCGGGCTTGGAGGCAGGTTATCCACGTGTTACTCACCCGTCCGCCACTTGTTAGTCGTTGGTCGTTAGTAATTGGTCGTTGGTCTCTTTGGTAGTGCTCTTGGGCCTTTTGCACCCATGCCTTCTACCTGTGCTACCAACCACTAACCACTAACGACCAACGACTAACACGTTCGACTTGCATGTGTTAGGCGCGCCGCCAGCGTTCGTCCTGAGCCAGGATCAAACTCTCCAAAAGTTGTTTGGCGTCAAGTCTGCGCCTGAACAGCCTCGCCACTGCAGCGCGCTTTCTTACATCGTGCTTGCAGAAGCCGACCGGTTCTTGCGTGGGGCGCGAGACTTGACCCCGATCGCGAACGACGGGTGATGCGGCTTTCGCTGCACCACCGGCGCCGCTGACTCTAGTGGAAGCTTCCTGGGCTCTTATCGGTCTCTGACCGCAGGTTTGCCTTCCTCTGTTTAGTTTTCAAGGTGCTTGCCACGTGCCTCGTGGCCTTATTATATTAGCACACGAGCTTTGGGCTGTCAAGGCCCGCCCTGTTGCCGGGCGAGGTGCTTGTGAGCCGTAGCTCACGTGGCGAATTCTAGTTTAGCACGAGCACTCTGTGTCCGCAACTCTCGCTTTTTCTGTTAAGACATTGTTACAAGCGGATAGCCGTTTTTGCTCTAGCGTATGCGCCTATAGGCTCCGCTATGCGCTCTTATGCGTCCTGGCTCTCCAGGAGCGCTTTCAGGTCACGCGCCGCCACGACGGCCCCGCCCTGGTAGTGATTATTGAAAGCCACGTACACCCGTTCGGTGGCTTCTTCCATGGCTCTAAGGCGTGGCAACCACTCTTTCAGCTCGGCTTCGCTGTAATGGTAGGCATAACGCTCGTAGCTTTGCTCGTGTTGAAACCACTTGGCGGCGTTGCGCCCGTGGAAACGGACGTAGCTGAAGTCGGCCGTAGCGTGGACCAAAGGCGGGAGCAGCCCCTTGAGGCGCGGCTCGTCCACCGCCACGTAAGCCAGGCCCGCCGTGCGCAGCAGGTTAAAGGTGCCGCTTTGGCCCCAGTCGCGGCTGCGAAACTCCACCGCCACCGGCAGTCCCGCCAGCCGGTGGCGCAGGGAAAGCACGTACTCGCGGTTTTCTTTGGTATTGTGGAAGCTGTACGGAAACTGCGCCAGCACGCAGATCAAGCGGCGGGCCTGTACCAAAGGCCTGAGGCCCGTAAGAAAAGCGGTGAACTCGCCTGTGTCCTGTCGTTCGTGCGTTAGTCCTTTATAAGCCTTAACCGCAAACAGGAAATTCTCCGGTGTCTCCGCGAGCATCCGGTCGAACATGGCCGCCCGGGGTTGCCCGTAGTAGGTGGCGTTAATCTCGGTGAAAGGAAACTCCTGCGCGTAAAAGGCGAGCCGCTTGGCGCTGGGCAGCCCCGGCGGGTAAAACACCCCTTCCCAGTCTTTATAGTAATAGCCTGAAGTGGCGATGTAGATCACCAGCCGCACCTCCCACTCTTTCCCTCCTGCAGTAATTCGGCATCCACGGCATTCTTCCCTGTAAGTGCGCTTTTTTTCTGATGGCAAGTTATCATCTTAAAGGTCTCCCCGGAAGGAATCCCGGCGCCGGGAGGGCGAATATAGTAGGTAAGGTTGAGTGTGCGCACGTTTTGTGCGAATAAAGGGGGTACAGTATCTTGCAACTCGCCGACCGCATGACGCCGCTGGCCTCAGCGATTTTCGCCGAGCTCACCCAGCGCAAAAGGGAACTGCAGGCGGCCGGGCGCCCGGTTTTCGACTTTTCCGTGGGTTCGCCCGACCGGGCGCCGGCCCTGCACGTCCGCCGGGCGCTGGCTGAAGCGGCCCTGGATCCGGCCAGTTACCGGTACGCCATCAAAGATGAACCCGAGCTCCTGGCGGCCGCCGCTGCCTGGTATAGAAGGCGTTTCGCCGTAGAACTCGACCCGGCGACGGAAATCATTTCTCTGCTCGGCTCGCAGGACGGCCTGGCCCACCTGGCACTGGCCCTCATCAACCCGGGCGACACGGTGCTGGTTCCCGACCCGG
Coding sequences:
- a CDS encoding DUF72 domain-containing protein — its product is MRLVIYIATSGYYYKDWEGVFYPPGLPSAKRLAFYAQEFPFTEINATYYGQPRAAMFDRMLAETPENFLFAVKAYKGLTHERQDTGEFTAFLTGLRPLVQARRLICVLAQFPYSFHNTKENREYVLSLRHRLAGLPVAVEFRSRDWGQSGTFNLLRTAGLAYVAVDEPRLKGLLPPLVHATADFSYVRFHGRNAAKWFQHEQSYERYAYHYSEAELKEWLPRLRAMEEATERVYVAFNNHYQGGAVVAARDLKALLESQDA